The proteins below come from a single Sander vitreus isolate 19-12246 chromosome 15, sanVit1, whole genome shotgun sequence genomic window:
- the csf2rb gene encoding cytokine receptor common subunit beta has product MPLFWVVLWSTLPPLALFCGPDCCTVHESSSLQNMSPLLKSLQCHNDYESYVYCKWREHENNELQLWFKTKNNREQCMPHSAEVQDASEQRTVQCRYETRAFSIGITHTGFFLKNKTLSLCPSVPHKPLDLSQHLRARPPVNLSTHDGGDGGRWLSWSSPYASSPSLNKNLTYQLSFKTDRQDNWTSEDVTNTSMKLEKPLLLPGRRYEARVRARASVGQWSDWSPVVTWRTEEDTGQFPSLHCVLDGEKEVMCSWEVSREVDLFITYELACRPNQTAPSKRCCGNPKISSDLSRAVMRYSCSLTDIEPSHLLLELLPARNAKSFKAHQHIRPKSPHQVKVRKKDNHWMVEWTAPKIASKLSLYYQVWYYSTQDQGSTVLLNISEGSMSLSILDASLVPSQLYQVRVRSLVVPIDYKGIPSEWTDPVEWTSHEATWSLTTLIYFIISVFVAAVFLALYCTIPACQRRAVLWVDSVPSPGKSKILSEFKSGSSGTFMQNESMSICKVLHLDNVSTRSSSLLWPTKDTENNYLEQNGSCWKCDRPLCPAEKVKASDTSSMSFSGPYIFCLSSEPSCKSADVKCEDKEKEQETDSASPSPVNFSFYGEGYVCLPNHGVSRSTQNLISHSDANTNTHRHDSGEQDQQCPDKMDGQPGLSEPASSHQPPASGLFTPWPQGSTAQPSGYCHLPAAFMRASQ; this is encoded by the exons ATGCCTCTCTTCTGGGTTGTGCTTTGGTCAACGCTCCCTCCTCTGGCTCTCTTCTGTGGTCCAGACTGTTGTACCGTCCACGAGAGCAGCAGCTTACAGAACA TGTCTCCACTGCTGAAATCCTTACAGTGCCATAATGATTACGAGTCCTATGTCTACTGCAAGTGGAGGGAACATGAAAACAATGAACTGCAGCTCTGGTtcaagacaaaaaacaacag GGAGCAGTGTATGCCTCACAGTGCTGAAGTACAAGATGCAAGTGAGCAGAGGACTGTCCAGTGTAGATATGAAACCCGTGCATTTTCCATTGGCATCACACACACTGGCTTCTTCCTCAAGAACAAGACACTCAGCCTCTGCCCATCTGTCCCACACAAGCCACTGGATCTTTCTCAGCACT TGAGAGCACGGCCACCAGTGAACCTGTCCACACATGATGGAGGTGATGGAGGCAGATGGCTCAGTTGGTCCAGCCCCTAtgcctcctccccctcccttaaCAAAAACCTCACATATCAGCTCAGCtttaagacagacagacaggacaacTGGACG TCTGAGGACGTCACAAACACCAGTATGAAACTGGAGAAGCCATTGTTGCTTCCAGGTCGCAGGTATGAAGCCAGGGTGAGGGCCCGGGCCAGTGTGGGTCAGTGGAGCGACTGGAGTCCCGTGGTGACCTGGCGCACTGAAGAAG ACACTGGGCAGTTTCCCAGTTTGCACTGTGTGCTGGATGGAGAGAAGGAGGTGATGTGTAGCTGGGAGGTGAGCAGAGAGGTGGATCTCTTCATTACCTATGAGCTGGCATGTCGACCCAACCAGACTGCACC GTCTAAGAGATGCTGTGGGAACCCAAAAATCAGTTCTGACCTCAGCAGGGCGGTGATGAGGTACAGCTGCTCGCTGACTGACATAGAGCCTTCACATCTGCTGCTGGAGCTCCTACCAGCACGCAATGCCAAGAGTTTTAAGGCCCACCAACACA TTCGTCCCAAGTCCCCGCATCAGGTAAAAGTGAGGAAGAAAGACAACCACTGGATGGTGGAATGGACGGCGCCAAAAATAGCTTCAAAACTCAGTCTGTATTATCAGGTCTGGTATTACAGTACACAGGATCAG GGATCTACTGTCCTGCTGAACATTTCAGAGGGGTCCATGTCCCTGAGCATCCTGGACGCCTCTCTTGTCCCGTCCCAGCTCTACCAGGTCAGGGTCAGGTCGCTGGTCGTCCCTATCGACTATAAGGGAATTCCCTCTGAATGGACTGATCCTGTGGAGTGGACCTCACATGAGG CCACCTGGTCCCTAACAACCCTGATCTATTTCATAATCAGTGTGTTTGTGGCCGCAGTCTTCCTCGCACTCTACTGCACCATTCCAGCTTGTCAAAG GAGGGCAGTTCTCTGGGTGGACTCAGTTCCGTCTCCTGGCAAAAGCAAAATCCTGTCTGAGTTCAAG TCTGGCAGCAGCGGGACATTCATGCAGAATGAGAGCATGAGCATCTGCAAAGTGCTGCATTTGGACAATGTGTCGACACG CTCTTCTTCTTTGCTGTGGCCAACCAAGGACACTGAAAATAATTATCTGGAGCAGAACGGGAGCTGCTGGAAGTGTGATCGCCCGCTCTGCCCTGCTGAGAAGGTTAAAGCCTCTGACACGTCCTCCATGAGCTTCAGCGGGCCGTACATCTTCTGTCTG TCATCGGAGCCAAGCTGCAAGTCAGCGGATGTCAAATGTGAAGACAAGGAGAAAGAACAAGAAACCGACTCAGCGTCTCCTTCCCCAGTGAATTTCAGCTTTTACGGGGAAGGTTATGTGTGTCTGCCCAACCACGGTGTCTCCAGGTCCACACAGAATCTCATATCTCACAGCgatgccaacacaaacacacacaggcacgacAGCGGCGAGCAAGACCAACAGTGTCCCGATAAGATGGACGGCCAGCCAGGCCTCAGCGAGCCCGCCAGCAGCCACCAACCTCCAGCCTCAGGACTTTTCACTCCCTGGCCTCAAGGGAGCACCGCACAGCCCTCTGGGTACTGCCACCTCCCCGCAGCTTTCATGAGAGCGTCACAGTGA